ATAAACTAAATGGCAATGTGAGTGGAAGTAACCCAAACATCTTAATATTTATTAGTTGTTTCAGCTAAAAGATATTTATAgcgttgatttaaaaaaaagtgacttggGACTGTTTTATCTCCTCAAATGCTTTATGTGTCCAGATTTAAACTTAACTTAATGTTTTAAGCAGCGatccttttattttgaactGTGCACACCAGAACTCAGCTTTCGGGTCAAAAAGTAACTTTACGTAGGACACGGGTAAATTTTGGACACGAAAATAAACTTAGAAGGGAAGGGGAGAAAAgtgatgaatggagccaaatgcTATAAGACATTAATTCCTTTACCTACTCGCCAATGAGGCACAAGGTTAATGTTTATGATACGATGAGAcaacattttgtgaatttaGTTCCAATGGctaggtttccaattatgccatcttgtgtgtcatagaggttagagaacacaggtgataggtgaagagtgaagtttttttctgtcGTTAATTTATCAatcgtcattggaaacctatccattcatTGTGATGTAAGTTGCTAATTTGACCATTGGTGAAGTTTTAGCTCAATGGGCTGCCTGCCTTAGTTAGCGCGATGGCAAAAGTCATGGTTACAAAATCAAAATTACCGGATAAATTCAATATCAGCAAGAAGTGGCGCTCATATGCTAAATTACTTTTGATTTTGGGTGTTATACTTTGGTGAAAATAATGACTGAAGCAGCGGCCACTGTCGGCATCTATATTAGCTTGTGCTGTTGCAGTTTGCTCATCTTCCCAGAGGCGACATGTAATAAACAGGACAAATAATAGATTactacagtaaataaataattcaatGCACACGATTACATATTCTTCAATAATATGGCATTTAGTCACGTCGAACAACACAAAAGACaccaattattttatgattcaGTACAAACTCAAATAGTGCTTGTTGCCATTCACAGAGAAGAAAAGCTTTGTGTTCGGCTAAAGAGGCCAAAATGTCACATATAGTAAGTGTTTGATTAAATTGCGACAAGCttatcattatttcagtttatATACGCTTGCTAATGTGCATTCATTGTCCGTTTGGCTGTTTAGTccttttttgaattattttgtctttgagGGCTGATTCCCAAGTCAAATCCTTGGTTTAATTTGCCGAATTAAGTGTTTCAGGAAAGTAATTTTGGTTACACGGAGTGACCAAAAACTGCAACCAGACCATAACAAAACAGAGCACGCAACAGACAACTGACACGAGCCTTTTCTTGTCCTGTATTTGATGGCGTCTTGTCCTTCTGATGCACGTCTTTACCTTCAGTCTACAGGAGAGAAACAAGGAGCTACAGGCGGAGGTGGTTCTGTTAAAAACAAACCTGTCGCGGCAACGTCACTGGTACCAAGTCGTACAAGCAAAGATCACAGAGTCCGAAAGAGAGCGGACTGCAGCGGAGCTACGCAACTCGGCACTGCAGAAAGACATGGAGCAGTTCTTCGACACCTTTGGTGATCTCAACAACGAAGCCAAGAAGACAGAAAATATCATTAGGAACTTTTGAGAAACTGTACAGTAAGATGCAATGTGGAACAGTTCGTGAAGAATAAGAACACGAGATGTTGTATcgtacatacagtactttatcTCTCTCTAGACAGAATGTTCCCTTTCCTCTTTTGGGAAGGGTTTTCATGGCATACAGTTAGTTCTCCGTGaataatctggaaaaaaaaaataaacttcatgTTCGACAATTGTATCACCTCTGTTAGGGGAACATGTTCTCATGAGAATACCGTTGAAGATAAAAAAAGGATTTCACACTCCACCTGCTTGGACATTTTAAGTGGTAATTAGGATGAGGGAATATAAATTTCACAACATGCATccaacaaaattgtgttttttgccTCCGAGTATTTACAGCTTGTGTGAAATCCTAATAACTTCTCTTGAGAACAGGCTCCTAAATGAAACTGCCATCAATGTGATTAAACAAGTAAAATAATATGCTGACGTGTTTAGAATTGAACAtgataaatacaaaaaagtggaaaaagtgagctgacTTTTCCTCAGCTCAATCAACACATGGACGGGAGTGgactttgaaaaagaaaaagaattatGTACTGTAGTGCAGCATCACTGAGTTCATTTGTGTGTAAAGCTTCGAAGTCCAAAGCGAAGTtttgcctcctcctcttgtGCCAGGCTTCAGGATTTATTCCACAGTCACATCTTCATAACTGTGTACTTTTGTTGATGAACTGCATTTTCCAATCACTTCCCGCACGAGAAGCCCACTTTGAACTTTACAGTGATGACATCAGAGCGTGCTAGAGTAACATCCTAATAGCATGCCAACGAGATGGCAAAAGAAAACAAGCAGAACAAACCATTACGCAGGAATTTTACAGGATTTGTCTTGGAATAGCTTAACTGTATCTTCATGCAACATCACTGTTTTGATGCTTTTAATTCTGTTCATGGGTGATGTTGTCAAGGAATGGTTTTGTATTGGCGTCTCCTGTCCACTggataataaaatatttgtgaatAGGTGGTCAGATGACCCTTAAAGTGCAACATTTTGCaagaaagtgggggggggggcactcttCATATCCTCTCCAAGTTCATATGATTTAATGTTTCTGTTTGATGTACACGTGATATTGTCTAGAAGAGTACTGGATGTAAAATGTTGGGTGATTGCAATAATATACATATCCACAGGCACAAAAAGTCTCTCAAGACATCATTTGCAATGAATGGCTCAACAACCACAACGTGTGTGAGCatctttacatacagtatagagTATTTTACAAGCCAGAATAAAACAATGCGACCACAGCTTTGTCATGATGTCAGGAGTAAATTCTCTAgacaattcaattcaaaattaattaatacaCTTTGCATTTTGCAATGGGAGGAGATTACGAGCCAGCTAAGAATCGAGGGAACAATTTTCAGAGGAGTTGATCACTGTATAAATATTGAGTTGaagcttttttgtgtttgtttgtttgtttgtttgtttgttttgctgaaaCATGCACAAGAATAGCTGTGGTCTACATGTGGTTCACGTCTGCATTaagttgatgacaaaaaaatcttttttcaaCAGATCTGCTACAAAAATAAAGCtattaaaatacaacaatatcGAACAAACCACAACAGCCCGACATGACGTGCTCCTGTTAAATTAATGCATGCATCATCCACAGAGTCGGAAAGGTAACAGGTCGCATAGCACAAACTTTGATCTCTACGCAGCAGTCCAAGAATGGTCTGGAAgtgaagatgaaaaagaagatcCGCAATCTAAAAGAAATGTTacgttggggtgggggggaagtcGATTTGATGAGAAAAGATCTTAAGATTGTGAAGATGAGGCGCGGTACACGGAGAAAGACATTGCATTCATTGACTCTCGTCCAGTGGCCCCGTCAGCGTGTCGATGCTGCTGCTGTCTGTGTCCGAGGCCACCGTGTGCTCCGTGGACATAGATGAAATGTCGTTGGCCGAGGACGACTGCGATGCTGAACTGGATACCACATCTGAGGTGTGACACATTGATGGAATGAGTAAACACAAGGAAATGAAGAGTACACACGTGAACATACCTGAGCAGTCCTCTTTCATCACACCGTTCTTGTTCCTTTCCTCCCAGTCGATCACCTCTTCATAAATTAGCTCTGGGGACGAAGAGAAAATGTTTGCCTGCACCATTTACAATGGTCCCATTGCAACAGGGCAATTATCCAAAACACAAACCCAGATCAATAAGAGAGTGGTTACAGAAGAAAATCCATTGGGTTTAATAACAGTCCACCCTCTCAAGTTATAACATCGTAAACTCTTCTGGAAAAGTTTTCCACAAGGTATAGGAGTGTGTTTATAGgaatttatgaccatttttccaGATGTGCATTTCTGAGGTTACACACTGACATTGGATGAGAATTCCTGGCTCTCTCCCAAAGTGATCTACAGGAATGAGGTCAAGGTTGTGCAGACCAGTCAAGTTCACCCACATCAAACGctctcatccatgtttttatgaACCTTGATTTGCGCACTGATGCACAGTCAAattggaacaggaaggggccatctccaaactgttcccacaaactCCAGTCCCAAATATTAGCCTCTGACATTCAGTGAAAGGAACTCTAAAAAATTCAGCACAGcaagagattttggacagtCAAACAGTTTGGAGATGACCCtttcctgttccaacatgtctgtgcaTCAGTGCACAAAGCGAGCTTCATAAAGACGGGGATGAGAGAAGTTGTTATGGAAAGGCTTTACACGATTGACATTTTTGGGGTCAATCACTGATCagcgggtttaaaaaaaagaaacaatcaccgatccgatcacaagatggagtaaTGAATCTATTTTAACGACCTGTTGATTTATTGTGCTGCAGAATGTGCTTATGATTCATCACATCATCATCTTTGGCAAATAACTCCGTTTCAAACTGGTCCATGAGTTGAATGCGTCCTACCTTTCCACTGCTCAATGCTGTGCTCTCTCTCTTCTAGCTGTTTGTCGGAAATCTGGGGAGGAGGCTGAGAGACAAGGAGGCATGCTCAAATCACAGAGCGGTCACATGCTCATCACTCTGATGCTGAGCCCAGAATTGTGGGTGAGAGGGGTGCGGGCCTCACCGCGTCTGCCTCAGCAGGGTCATACCACATGTGTATATAGGGGTGATTGAGAGCTTCCTCCACTGAGATCCGGCACTCGGGATCGATGACCAGCATTTTAGACAGCAAGTCTCGAGCTTGACTCGCTGTCACGGCAACATACAAGGAACAGTTACTATGGAAACTATGACATTAGTTGTTTTCATGTCAGCTGAGGAGTTCCCCCTAAAGGCGTTGTCATCCCCAGTGATGTCAAGCAAGCATGTCTAACTTAATTGCTTTGagaacttgtttgttttttgtttttgtttttttaggaaaCATGAGATTGCATGAATAAAggcaggaaaaacaacagtttcacaACAGATGAAGGCAGCAACCTCCTAAAATGTACATTGAAACTAACCCAATggacaaaacattttctttattgaGTGTGCCTTACTCTTGAGCTTGTCGTGTTCTGAGTCTGAGGGAAAGGCCCAATCAGGGAAAAGCTCCGCAAAGCTGACACCTGGATACTGTGGCTTGTTCATCACATAATTTCTGACAGTCTCCATTAGACGGTTCATAAACTCCAGGCTGGGCGTGCCCAGAACCTCAATGACTTTGTTCCACTGGTCGATGTCTGGTCAAAATGCTCGTTAGGGAAAATGGAGACATACActagatacagtacatgtaacAAACACAACGTTACCACTTGCACAATATGATATCCAATACAAGAGTTGTATGAAATAAGTATCTTCactttcaaagaaaataatgttgaCACTAACAGAGAGCTACAATTTAAAAAGGcttattattgtggttggtTCAAACTGTACTGTACAGCAACGTAATGAGATGTTGGTCTAATATTTGGGTTACCTCAATTAGAGTCAAACAGCATGAGTTCAAGCAGACTGTTTATTCTTGTGATTTGTATGAAGGGCAGACTACATTTTGATGGCCAATTCAAGCAGGAATTTAAGAAATTTCAAAGGCTTCAGATACTTGTTCCTCCACTGTGTATTGTGCAAGTGGTCAAAATGTTGTGTCTTGTGGGTATAAACTTTATACAACTAAAGGAACAAGGAAAATATATAGAATTGATCaaagtgctgcttttttttttaccgccaTGATAAGAGTACACAGTAAAGACATATTGAGAGACTGggacattattttattataaccCTAACATGAactaaaaatggggaaaaatatggaATTTGTCATGATAACAGCATATAATTAAAGTTACAAGGGAACTGAGGAGTTGAAACCAGACCAGTCATTTTTTGAAAGTATACTGAAGATGAGTTGTCTCACTAATTAGCCACAaactatatattatatacattctACATGTCCTTAAAGtcgtcacaatttaaaaaatatattgcaagGGCAACTTCTTATTCAGATTTTGTTCTATTTACTAGTTATTAAATAATCATACTGCATTTGTGTACTGCATCCCACTGGAAGAAATTTCTGAGAACGAAAGGTTCAAATGTTGCTTCGTGCAAACAGTGGTGCCTCTATATAAAAGCCTATTAAATGAGATAAAAATCTCTACATACTGCTTATTTTGTAAAGATTTGCACATTTGCTCATTTGCTTCTGTAGTATTTTTTGAcaaccatttttcatttttgggacaGAGCAATTTCTCCATAATGAAGGTACAAGACTTTTGTGCTGGGAGGAGCTCACATTGACTAAAGTTCCGACGGAATGCTTGTATGGGGTGCAGGATACGGTCAGTGCCCTGGAAGATGACGCtaccttttaccatctctcccaTGATGCACCCCACAGACCAGATGTCAACTGTAAACATAGCTGATATTAGTCACGATTGACACTTAACACAAAGCCCATACGTTTTTTGCCACACTTAACATGCAGAAAGAGGGAGATTTGGTTCAAGCTTTAAAGTAAACACTGCCAGTgaagtgttgcatgtttttttctgtgataCGACCTATGTTGTGGTCTGCTGCGCTCATCATCATGCTCATCCTCAAGCGCAATTGGTTTCGCCTTTATGGCCTAGGCAACCACACGCAGGCTCTGCTTATCACCTCCCACAGCTGCTACCAGTGTCTGCCTCGCAGCGATGGATGCAGACCCTCCCAACTACTGCCTGTGATGACTTTTTGCTTTTTCAGCCAGTCGACCTGAAAAATTACTACATACCCATTCGATCTTCAAGTGAGGTTTCATGTTGCCTCCAAAACAATGGCACACAGcgacagtgccgtgaaaaaaatatttgcctgcttctgaaattctcattttttttctgtaggtCAGGTAAAGATAACACCACCaaacataaaatgtaattttaaatggGAATTTTACTTATTAAAAGTGTTATTTAACACTCAACTTTGGTACTGATTCAACTTGAACTAACAAATGATGTCACAAGAAATAATTCCCCCCAAAACagactgttgtaattttttcatgttaaacatttcattttcagccATATTTTGGACAAGTCAAGAGCAGAAGGTGAGGACATTTCCTCATTGAGCTATATATTGCGATATAATTTTTGCCTATATTGAAACtctggatgtttgttttttagacAATGAGTGAAACTAGTTGTAGTCAAAGATCTTAAGATTGTGAAGATGGCTTCACGGTTTCACGCCTCAAGAGATTCTTAAGAAGTACATCAAACAAAGTACTACATAAgaccttttcttaaaaaaaaaaaaaaaaatgactgtactgtacattgagCTGAAGCAAACGGTGAGCATTCATCCTCATTTAATCTGTCGAGAATTCAATGTTTTGAGCAAGAGCATTTCTCCACAACCTGATGTCCTTCTTACCATTCTCCTTATACTTCATCCCCAGGATGACCTCTGGCGCCCGGTAGTATCTGGTCACCACATACGGGGTCATCATGAAGTTGGTGCACGCCGTCCTAGCCAGGCCAAAGTCCAATATCTTCAGGGTGCAATCTGACTTCACCACAATGTTACTCGGCTTCAAGTCCTGACAGGACACAAAACGTAAAGCTCACATCTTATTTCTACAAAACAAAGTAACTTGTGATTACTATTTCTGTGCAGGATTCTACAGATGAGCAATAATCTCTACAGCAGGGGTCGCCAACACGGTGCCCGCAGACACATGGTTGCCCATGGGGACCACTTAAGACGGCCCcaaggcatgttctaaaaatgaaaaaatagcacaggtttatttatttattattattattttgatattatttgtgctttaaattttgaatctgacttgctaaCATTaacgatttttttaaaaataatgtataataatgtcaaattgaaactgcatgggttttctccggggactcaggtttcctcccacatccccaaaatatggattaatcaatctaaattgcccctaggtgtgattgtgaatgtgactgttgtctgtctc
The sequence above is drawn from the Syngnathoides biaculeatus isolate LvHL_M chromosome 11, ASM1980259v1, whole genome shotgun sequence genome and encodes:
- the mapk9 gene encoding mitogen-activated protein kinase 9 isoform X1, which gives rise to MSEAESLFYSVQVGDSTFTVLNRYQQLRAIGSGAQGIVCSAVDTVLGISVAVKKLCRPFQNQTHAKRAYRELVLLKCVNHKNIIRLINVFTPQKSLEEFQDLYLVMELMDASLCQVIHMDLDHERMSYLLYQILCGIRHLHSAGIIHRDLKPSNIVVKSDCTLKILDFGLARTACTNFMMTPYVVTRYYRAPEVILGMKYKENVDIWSVGCIMGEMVKGSVIFQGTDHIDQWNKVIEVLGTPSLEFMNRLMETVRNYVMNKPQYPGVSFAELFPDWAFPSDSEHDKLKTSQARDLLSKMLVIDPECRISVEEALNHPYIHMWYDPAEADAPPPQISDKQLEEREHSIEQWKELIYEEVIDWEERNKNGVMKEDCSGMFTCVLFISLCLLIPSMCHTSDVVSSSASQSSSANDISSMSTEHTVASDTDSSSIDTLTGPLDESQ
- the mapk9 gene encoding mitogen-activated protein kinase 9 isoform X2 — encoded protein: MSEAESLFYSVQVGDSTFTVLNRYQQLRAIGSGAQGIVCSAVDTVLGISVAVKKLCRPFQNQTHAKRAYRELVLLKCVNHKNIIRLINVFTPQKSLEEFQDLYLVMELMDASLCQVIHMDLDHERMSYLLYQILCGIRHLHSAGIIHRDLKPSNIVVKSDCTLKILDFGLARTACTNFMMTPYVVTRYYRAPEVILGMKYKENVDIWSVGCIMGEMVKGSVIFQGTDHIDQWNKVIEVLGTPSLEFMNRLMETVRNYVMNKPQYPGVSFAELFPDWAFPSDSEHDKLKTSQARDLLSKMLVIDPECRISVEEALNHPYIHMWYDPAEADAPPPQISDKQLEEREHSIEQWKELIYEEVIDWEERNKNGVMKEDCSDVVSSSASQSSSANDISSMSTEHTVASDTDSSSIDTLTGPLDESQ